ATCGCAAAGTAAGTGGACAATCCGATGgacagtgttgccaactgctGCCCGAAAAATAGCTGAAACTAGCCGACAAAAAGAAGCCAAATTAGTTACAAGCTAAAATGGCCAGCTTTGGCTAGCAAAGCAGCTGGGCTGGCAACactctaaaaataaataaatatctccctctctctctctctctctctctctctccctctctgtctcgctctccCTTCCGCTGAATTCTAAATTtctttcaaaacattttccacatttttGCAGCAAACATTCTCGCGAAGCGTGAGTATATTGGCGACACCTTGGCAACAGCTTCTCCTCCTCCAACTTGTCTCCTTCCCAAAAAATAACCCATATATCTCGAATCATATATGaaactcgctctctctctctctctctctctctcgctatatacatatatatcttgtCAATCTGTGCGATCTTGTGGATTCCTTGCAGATTGCCATACCGTGTCGGCCACGCAAGACCTTCACGCTGTACGTGCTGGATGTGCCGGAGGATCTGCCCGTGGAGGATATACGGCATGCCATGTACAAGTTCGACTCGGTGGTAGAGGTCGTCCGTCTACACATCTACTCCAGCCCCAGCCAGGCGGGCGGCGGCGCGGACAAGGTTGAAGGTGAGCAGCTGATCCAGAAACCAGCATCTCCCCACCCGTTGCCGTTCCAGACGCTGCGCCGCGCGGCCATGCGAAGTAATGTACAGAAACCAATTGACCCAAagcacacgcccacacatgCTCACGCCCACAGCTTGGCCAGAAACTCACGTCCAGCTACAAATCTttcaggcagcagcagcagcgccaaaaGCCtcgtcagcagcagcggtggcggcggcggcggcagcggcggcggcggaggaGGCGTTGGGATTGTGGGCGAGGCCATCGAGAAGGCGGAGCGTCCCGAGCGGCGCGAGCTGCCGCCAGCTGTCATACGGATCACGCTTGCGTCCATGGATGAGTACAACATTTTGCTGCAGAACGGCCTAAACTTCTACGATGCCACGTTCTTTCCCACCGAGGCGAACATCTCCCTGAAAGGCGCCAAAATTGACTACAAGCGTCGGTAAGAGCTATAACCCCCTCTCTCCAccctcactctccctctctctctctctgtgtctgtCTCTATCTAGCTTCTAATTCCACATTATTTCAAGTATCTGAAgcaaacttttttattttattcgaTAGTTAAGTTTCCCTTTttgataattatcgataaatatcgattttgagattaGGTTTTTTGAGCATAACTCGAGAACTAACAGAGCTAGCTACACCAAACTTGGTATTCGGCCGCATCATGTACATTAAACACAGATcacaaatatttcacttttttggCCACCTGCTCGCAATCCTACAAGAAGTCCAATTAAAAAACTAGAGCTTTTTAAGACCTGAAAATATAGTTCTCATAGAGTGTGCATGGAGAGAAAATGAATaaagggtatctgctagtcgatcACTCTCGACCAGAGCACACTTTAACTTTCGACTTTCTTAAGTTAAGTACAACAAAACTTGGACCAAGACTATGTAACAGATGTGCTCCCTCCCTCTCACTTCCCCCTCTCTCGCGATCTTCTCATCAGTCTCCCccctttctccctctctctttctgacAGCATGCTGGATGGCTCGATACCGGGGCGTGTGCGCGAGCTGCTGCCAGTATTCGATGCAGCTGGCTTCTGCAAGCTGCCGGCGCCCACGAGCAAGCTAATTAAGCCGCCGAGGTCATAAGCAaagacgacggcgacgacggcgacgacccCACATGTTCCGGCTAGATaggcagccagacagacagacagacccgACCCCAAAACCCATTGACGACAATTCTCTATTCGATTTTGAACGGATGCTTCGAACGTTTCCGCTGCCAACTACATCTATAATAATTCCCATTTTTGGCTAAaatcaaaaacgaaaaaaaaacaacaaaaacaacaaaagctaaaCCAACATTTactctactttttttttgtctattttttttttgtgcctagttttattattaaagGCCCATAAAAGGCATAGCGCTTAATTTGTTTCGATTGTCtaacagtaaaaaaaaaaaagaaaaataataataatataaataaaaatgatgaaaaactattttcaaTGCCAGACGGAAATCAactaattcaattaattttcgaaTTGCCAGACACACGTTgataatttgtaaaaaaaaaaacatatatatatatataaataaatattgattatttatatatatatatatatatatatgtgatatagtatatatatctgaAGAGCTGCCTCTTACCTCTGAGAGCTTTTAGCTGGGCGCGTGGCAAATTCCGGCTTCGTTTCGATTTGTTATCGATTTCGGCAAACTGTAaaatcgatcaaaatcgatTTGTAGACGCGGTTGACCTCGAGTTATTGATTATGCGATTAGTTTACACTAAACATGGAGACACTCGTATAGTCGTAACGCCGATCTGGTACATTTCACTTTTACACGGTTTGAACTGCGTTGGCGTGCCTGTTGGTTCAAACCCGCCCGTTAAAACAgccgtgtgagtgtgtgtatgtggtatgagtgtgtgtgtgtgtgtgtgtgtgtgtgtgaatgtatgtAGGTAAGCCTTAACCTCCATGTCTCCACCTCCAGCTCAGATTAATAGCATTTGTCTTTTAAGTTCCATTGTTTTTAACACTTGTTGAAATCGTTCTAGTTTACATTTTGCAGTTAACATATTATGTGACACTAGGTAGTTCACATCGCACCTCCTTGTTCAGATTATAAGCACATGTTGCTGTCCTTGAAAGGTGccttaatattttgttttcctaTTCAAATCGTTCTAGtttatattttgcaattaatttgaaacCAAATGAAGTTCTCACCTCCATGTTCAGATTATAAGCAactgtctctgtctgtttgAAGATCTTCCTGGTTTTTGCCTCTTACCGATTTTGTTCTGGATGTTCTGAATGTATTAAGTGTGACCAGCCAGTTGCAAAGTTCAGTGAATACTTTGCAACCATGGTCACATTATTGGCTTACGCTAAGTgcgatgtgtgtgtgagtgtgtgtgcatgtgagtatgtgtgtatctatgcatgtatgtatgtgtgtgatgaTCTGATTAGTTTGAAGAACAAGCAAATTCGTGGTTTCGTTTAATACTTGTCgcttgttgtttattttgtttgcactTTATTTAGGTAATTGATTTAGGTATacacaatatacatacatatatatatatatatatggaatatatatacatacgcatAGATCTTGATTGATTTAACAGACAAAATTGTTGCACAAAGTTTAACACAAAGACATAAGTaaaagcacacgcacacacacacaagtgtgTCTCTATGTGTGCGTGGCATGCGTAtagaatacacacacatacacacatatatatgcatatatatatatatgcatatatgcatatgcatgtatatatacatatatatatatatatatgtatataggtaTAAATGTATTCTCGTAAGCATATAATTTATCATACTGCAGAATgtcttgtatatatttatatatatatatatatatagataattaataattgatttaaagcaTATAAGTAGTATATTtgatatacacatatatatgtatccaggtgcatatatgtatatatgtataggtatagtatgtaaatatatatatatcatataggtagCATATAGTCTGTTTAGGAAATACTCTTCGAATATAAACGAATCAAACATGTGAACTCGTTAAATAGTTACTTTTatcttcttcctcttcttgAGTTTGTGttggaaaagcaaaaaaaaaaaaaaaaacgtaccagtgttgccaactgtcGCTTGAACAAAAGAAAACTAGCTGAATTCACAAAATGGTAGCTAAAAATAGCTGCTTAGCTTTttaagcacaacaaaaaaaaaaaaaaacagccaaaTCGATTGAAATTTTCTGTTATCGACTGAAATCTTTTGAAGAGGAGCCAAGTTTAGCTAGAAAATGGCTGAATTGGCAACACTGTTCATCTTCAtgatcattatcatcatcatcatcatcatcttcgtatatatgtatatatgtaataaagaaatataataatcaacgtttaacaaacaaaaaaaaaactagcaataaaatacgcacacacacgcacacacacacacacgcattggcacacacacattcgcgcacacacacacccagtaAAATGTACATTTAGAAAGTTTAAAGCGAAAATCGAGCGACACAGACAAAAAGGACGCGACGGACACGTAATtagtatacaaaatattttgttgttgttgttgctgctgttgctgttgttgttgttgttgttgttgttgttgttgttgttgtagtttctAGTTTCTAGTTTCATTAAGTTTAATACACAGAGTGCACAATGTTGTCCTTCTCGACGAGCAGGCGCACCTTCATGCAGCCATCGGAGCCGCAGGAGAAGAGACGTCCAAACGGATCAACGTAGACCTGGCTAACGCCCTGGCCGGTGTGCTTGAAGAATCCGTTCTTGGCATGCTCATGGGGGAAGGTGTTGATCAGCATGAACTGGTTCATGTCCCATATCTGCAAGCGAAtcagatacatatatagtgTATATAGATATGGATAGATATAACGCACCTTAATGTCGCCCTCAATGGAGCCCGTGACAAAGAACTCCTCGTGCGGATCGAGTGCAATGCACTTGATGGTGCTATCGTGTGCCTGTCGAAAGATTgatcgattgattgattgattgatcggTAAAGGAATAGATGCGATTGATCAAGACTCACCTGATAGCGATGTCGCAGTGTGCGTTGGCGCACATCGAAGACGCAAACGTCGCCGCGCTTGCCGCAGGAGATGAGCACCTGGTGCTGGGGCGCAAAGACCAAACAGGATGAGCCCTGGTCGTGACAGGTGAAGgctgccgaaaaaaaaaacgaacaataATCAGAGAAAGAAGCGGAGATACCCCGAACCCAGTTTGCCAAAATTCCAGCCTATTTCTCATCTTCCCTTTGCCCCAAACTATATTCGCGAAATGTTTTCCTGATCTTAATGAAAGGCACACGAAAAGTTCGCACATACCATACTCTGCCTGTATCTGTTTGCGGCACGCCAAAATTTGAATGCCCTTGCAGACtgaatatatgatatagtgctccgatccgtttccgacatatgtactgcATAGAAACAGAAAGAGGAACGAATGCAAGGTTTCATGACGATAGCTTTCAGACTGAGAGAccagttcgcatagaaacagatagacggacagacggacgaacggaAAGGCTTggatatatatctttatatcttTCTATATAACCTACAtctatataccatatatctatatactaaATGGGGTCgcagatgtctccttctatttGTGACACTCTCTTCGAGACGAAGTTATAGTACCCTTTGCAAGGGCATAAAATTGTATTGTGGGCAATGGAAGGAGGCATCCAAAatgtcaaaatttcccaaagtGTGCATACTAGATACAAGGCTTCCACGTTCAGTGTAAATAGCTCTTAACGCTTTCGAGctgcttgaaaaacaaaagtctCTAAATAGATATCTATTGAGAAGATATTGAACGCACGATAAAATCATTTTTCCTAGAcattattcaaatttgaaatctAAAACCTTTGCAGTTCCCCGTTCAACAAAGACGGATTAATTGGCTGGACGCAGCTCCTTCTCATAATCCAAGATTTTTCTTGCTGCCTCTTGGCTACATTTTATGGGGTTACGGGCTTAAAGAGAGCCAGCTTTTGGAGCAGATGCCACTCACCCGAGACACAGGACTTCTTGTGCGGCAACAGTGTGTCCCAAATGTTAATGTTCTTGTTCTCGGAACTTTGGCCAGCTGCAAAGGAATAGAAAAAAGCATTGGATGAGCAAAGCGTTTAATTAATTGACGGGGAAAGGGGCAAAAACTTACCGCTGGCCAGCAAGCTGCAGGAGCCGAGGAATACGAAATCGGAGAGCGCCTTATTGTGGCACTGGTAGGTCTAAGGATCAGACAAAaggataataataatacaaatagtTGCGCTACTATGCTGCACTCACTATGAAGGAGCGATTGTTCTGGGAGGCGATGCCCGCCTGCCACAGGCTCAGATTGCCGTCGCCATCGCCGATGCCGAACTTGTTGCCTTGCTCGGAGAAGCGACAGCGCGTAACCTTGGCAAAGGTGCCGGAGGTGCGCGGACAGCAGACGGGCTGCTGGTGACCCCACTCCCAGATCTGCACAGAGCCATCCTGGCCGCCAGTCAAATAGAGCGGCATCAGCGGATGTGCGCTCATACGCTTCACATTGTCCACCTTGTGGCGCAGCACCTGCGAAGGAGCAAGCATTAGTATATGGTTAATGTCCGGAAAAGTGGTCCAAGTAGCCCACTCACCATGGATGTGCCGCGGCCCGACTGTGAGGCACTCTGCGTGCTGACGCTCGCCTCGCTGAACGCGCTACCAGCTCCGAATTGAGCCCTGTTTGGTAAAGGGAAGGCACAATTAGAATTGGGCTAAAGGAAGTTTGTTTTGGCTACTCACTGATCCTGCGACTGGATGATGAGAAAAGCGGAGCTGTTTGTGTCCGCATCTTTGGACAAATTCATCATATCATATTCGCACTCGTCCTCATACCAATTGGGCGATTCGAGCAGCAGCGATATATCGAACTCCTGTATCTCGCGCGGATTGGCAAATGCAATCATCGAGGAGCTGTTGTTCTTCAAGCAGAATGTGAGAATCGATTCGTGATCCTTGTGTATAATACGTATATGATCCGTATTCTCGTTAGTCGAATGCGATTGGCCTGTCCAAGCGGGAGAGAAACGGAGACagcgagagacagagacagaaagagggagagagagagagagagggagagagaatgATGAGCAATGAAATAGAAAGAGATATAAGCacttaatataaattataattacgTCAAGCttagtttaatatatatttaattatattctatttatacgtaaaaaatatttaaatatttatttaatacgaaaattatatttagatatttatattgtaagaaaaatatattgaaataattatattataaggaaaaatataataaaatatttatgctataaGAAAAATTCAATCAAGTGTTCATATAAttaagaaatatatgtattgaaatatttatagttgtatttttcttatagtTTGCAACATGCGCCGGCAATTGCCGGCTGATAACCAGGTGTTAAGCTCATGTTAAGTGCTTGACACAAGGGTGTTAATTGCAGCTTCTTCTTTAGATTACGGTATCTTATCGAGTCTATTATTTAGTAATTGGCTTAAAAGCAGTTATTTAGTTAACAGCCGCCCACTTAACAGTGCCGAAAGCAGTGCAACTTTAACATTTACCCAAGCAGTGCGCAGTTAAACTCAAAAATCGTACGTAAATTTggtgcgcaaaaaaaaaaacaacaattacaatcatataagaaaatataattacttttttgtttaatacatTTCACTGGTAACGCAATCAATACTTAAGCGACACACATAATTtaacaatgtttttttttaataaaaaacaacaacaacaacaaaatatgtaaaagaaaaatactaTTCCTGTCAAACTGgaagctttgtttttttgtttgtaaacCTAAAATTAAGTAACTTCTGCCACctgaattaactattaaaaccgaacaacaagaaacaaacaagaaTTGACAACAATTAGATAACAATTTACAGCCGGGCTGTAAATGCTTAACATGCCTGGCAAATTAACAGCCGGGCTGTAAATGTTCTCCGTAAATGTTAAGATGCACCGTTAACTAATTAAAagatatgcatacatatatatattgtatatatagatatgcatGTTAAGTATCTAGCAGCTACTTTATCGCGAGGATAACTATCAGAGGaatttgcaacaacaacaactataataGCAACATTTTGGTACGGAATACACACCTTCGTCGGTGTCGTTATCATTGTGATGATGATTGTGATGGTGATTGTGTGCGCTGCGTGCATTCGCCTCGGTGCTCCTGCCGAAGATGCTCTTGATGAACACCTCCTGGGTGGGCTCCTGGCGAACCAGATAGTTCCACAGCCGCCGGATCGGCCCCGCAGCGGAGCCCGATATGAACGGCGTGTTGTCCTTGTTGAGCAGCGATCGATACTTGTGTATGGCCAGGCCATTGATGCCGCTCTCCGCATAGCAGCCGGGTATATAGTGCCGCGAGGGTGGACCGCGATTTATCAAATCGTTCAGGGCGAACTCCTGCCAGCGATTCAGGGTGCGCAGCACCTCGTGCGACAGCGGACTAATCACGGGCAGATCTGCAACAAAAGGGCACACGAATCAGACATAAAGGAAATATCTTATCTTATATATAAGGTAGGAGGAGACGGGCGCTTTTCTCACCCTGCAGCTCGATGCCGGCGACTTTGACAAACTCCTGAATTTTGTGGGTGCTAAACTTGATGAGCGCCAAACGGAGTATGCTCCACGAATACGACATGGGATTGGTGTGCTCCGTATTATCCTTGGCCTTGAGTTGTGTGCGACTCACATTgacatcatcatcgtcgtcctcctcctcctcgccgTCCGATTCGTGCGAATCATCCGTGTCGTAGTCATCGCAATCTGCACGCAAAGCAATTCCGTTTAACATAACAtctaaaatatatctaaacaGATCTCACCCGTATTGGTTGGCTTGGTCAGGAAATAGGAGAGCATGGATGTCTCTGGCGGCATAAACTGTTCCCGATAGGTGGGCTTGTCCTCCTTCATGTTGCTCGAGGTGCTGTTCTGGCTAAAGCTCCCCAAGATCTTCATGTTGAGCTTCATGCGCTGCTTCGTTATGGACGTGACCGTGTTCCACACGCTACTTTCATCGCCCGTCTCCTCGCCAGCCTGTGCCATGGCCACGTGCGTAGCATGCGGCTGTGCGGCCGGCTTGATAAGCAGCTTCTTCATGCCGCCGCCAAAGAGCGTCGACCAGGTGTCATTGGTGAAATTCTGACCGCTCAGCCGATAGAGCAGCCGGCTGTCGCACGTGGACAACGAATAGATGAACAGCGCCATGTAGGTGGACACAAAGGAttcgagcagcagcacatTCAGCTTGGGCACATCCTCGTCCTTCTCGCGGGCCAGCAGTGCACGCAAATTGGTGACGCCCGGCCACTTGGACGGCGTGGTGCATATGCCCGCCGGCTCGTCTGTCGAGTACTTGCGTCGCCTGTGGAACGCATTGCGACTGCCCACCAGATAGCTGCACTCGAACGAGGAGTTGATTTTGGCAATATTCTCAATGCCCGGACTGGGATAGCCATTGAAGGTCGCATTGTTCACGACGAAGCTCTCCGAATCGCAGAGCGATTGATAGATGCACGAGGAGAGCGCCACGGCCAGGTCGCGCAGCACAAAGATCTCGCTCAGCGCGCTCGGCTCAAGGCCCGGAAATGGCAACAGCTTGATGATGCTCTGCAGCATGTCCACCGTCTGCGATTGCAGATACTTGATCGGATCCGCGATGACGGTCTTATTGCCCGCCACACAGGCGCTCAGCAGCGGCAGGGTTGTCGGGAATGGCAACGGgctgagcagctgctgttgggtcttctcctgctgcagctcctgcaGCAATAATACTAGTTCCATGCGCACCGATGCCAGGCCACCGCCGCTGGCGCCGTGCAGCGAACAATAGCTGAGCAGCGTTCGCAGCAGCGTCTCATTGGCTGAAGGGAGCGAAGAAAACAAGAAAGCAGACCGGGGGAATTagcactgttttttttttttgtatgggGCTTACACCAGAGCTTTGCATCAATTGAAGTCAAATACTCAATCGATTCAAAGCAATAGCCTTTGAACATGGAACTACGCATTGTTCGAATAAATGATTTGAGAAGCCCGAACACATCAATTCAAACCAAGTTGGAGTTGCTCGTGGTTTGGGCATCATCATCACGTTTGATCTCGATCTACTTAAGTCAAAAAAATGTTCGAGCTCGAGCTATTTAAGTCAGCAAGCGTGTTCGAGTTTGATCTACTTGATTTCCTCCAGCTAGTGACACTTTGGTGTTCGATCTACTCGACTCAGCAACATGTTTTAGCTCGATCTAAGTCAAGTCAGCATTAGATTTATGCTCGATTCATTTGACTCATTAAAACATGCTCGAGCTGTTTTTACTTGAGTCAAAAACATGTTTGACTTCGATCTACTAAAGTTAGCAATATAGGAGTAATGGATCTACTCAAATCAGCAACATGTTTGAGGTTGATTTACTTGAGCCAGCATCAGGTTTAAGCTCCATCTACTTGAATCAGCAACATGTTCGAGCTCGATCTTTTCGAGTTAGCAGTTCGATCTGAATCTACTTAACTTACTCGCTCTAgcgatatttttgtatgtcaACAACATGTTCGAGTTAAGTTTTCATCTACTTGAATCAGCACACATGTTTGACCTCGTTCTACTCTAGTCGCGAGTGTCTCTAGCTTTACGATTAACTTGATACAGAGCTCTAGttcacacacactcgtacactcgcacacacttgCAGACTTGAACTCACCTTTGAGCCAGCGCTTGCGCTTGGCGGCCCGCATCACCTTGGCCTCAAAGTCCTGTTTGTCCTGCATGAGTATCTCGTGCAGTGTGGGTCGTTCTGTGCACGGATAGATGCTCGCATTCATGTCCTTGTCCTTGGCATCGGCAGCATCAGCGTCGCCGGCATCGTTGGTCTGCTCGGAGCTGCAATAGTTGCACAGCTGCTTCAGTGCCTCAACCTCGCGCTCCAACCACATGTACAGCTGATAGCGCAGCTGTCCGCCATCTACTTCGAATCCGGTGGCCAGCGTCGACAGCTCCTCCATGAGTATCTTGAGGCAGGCGACAAATTTCAGCTGCTGCGCCATGATGTCCATTTTGCACTCGTTGCCCGTGGATTTGCCGGGCGGCTGGGGTGTTGCCAGCTCAGGATCATCATGATTCGGTTGATTCTGGTCTGCATCCGCTGCCGTCTCATCCTGATCCAGGTCATTTTCCTCATCCTCGTCATCCCATTTGATTTCGAATGTCGCCTCCGGCTGGCGGCCAACGGGTGCACCCCAATCAAACTGATCCGTGGCCGTTTGCCACTGATCCATGATGCCCGAATTGATGAGCTCGTCCTTGCTGACGCCGCCAGGCTCCGTGTCCGGCAGCtggctgccgctgttgcttcCGGCCAAACTGCCGGAGGCGGTGCCATCGCTGTCGCTAATCTTCATCGGCAGCTTGTTGAGCACCTCCAGCGCCAGAGCCGGGCAGCCGGACTTGAAATGGCCGTGCGCTGTCGTAAAGTACAGCTGCCGTTCGATGGCCGTTATCGAatcctccagctgcagctgcttatCGCTGGCCACAGCTGGCCGTGTGCCCGTCTCCCCGGCATAGCTAAATCCGGAGAGTACGACGTGCGCAATACGTTTCTCCTGCGCGGACAGCGCAATATTCTGGCGTATTAGAAGCGGATGCGTACGCAAATAGATATAGAAATTGAAGACATTCGGATTGGCGTGCGGCAACTCCGGACGCAGTAGATCCTCCTCGCGATAACTGGTGTGCAGGCTGCCGACGCCGTTGAGCAGCAGCGTATTGAGGCTCTCCTGATACTTCTTGAGGTTC
This window of the Drosophila virilis strain 15010-1051.87 chromosome X, Dvir_AGI_RSII-ME, whole genome shotgun sequence genome carries:
- the LOC6634817 gene encoding uncharacterized protein isoform X3; amino-acid sequence: MSYIGNVSDLECDKNEFSRPRPAGIVTKMAAHKLSSEPKWTDKREDDSDSEVSSPDNFLTKGAFLLTPSYELSMERAALICEKMSFKGCFSLTKTATGILFKFSHPDDYQAVFKKGFHKVTGARFYRKQTFSRSIAIPCRPRKTFTLYVLDVPEDLPVEDIRHAMYKFDSVVEVVRLHIYSSPSQAGGGADKVEGEQLIQKPASPHPLPFQTLRRAAMRSSSSSAKSLVSSSGGGGGGSGGGGGGVGIVGEAIEKAERPERRELPPAVIRITLASMDEYNILLQNGLNFYDATFFPTEANISLKGAKIDYKRRMLDGSIPGRVRELLPVFDAAGFCKLPAPTSKLIKPPRS
- the LOC6634817 gene encoding uncharacterized protein isoform X4, translating into MSYIGNVSDLECDKNEFSRPRPAGIVTKMAAHKLSSEPKWTDKREDDSDSEVSSPDNFLTKGAFLLTPSYELSMERAALICEKMSFKGCFSLTKTATGILFKFSHPDDYQAVFKKGFHKVTGARFYRKQTFSRSIAIPCRPRKTFTLYVLDVPEDLPVEDIRHAMYKFDSVVEVVRLHIYSSPSQAGGGADKVEGSSSSAKSLVSSSGGGGGGSGGGGGGVGIVGEAIEKAERPERRELPPAVIRITLASMDEYNILLQNGLNFYDATFFPTEANISLKGAKIDYKRRMLDGSIPGRVRELLPVFDAAGFCKLPAPTSKLIKPPRS
- the LOC6634817 gene encoding uncharacterized protein isoform X2, translated to MSYIGNVSDLECDKNEFSRPRPAGIVTKMAAHKLSSEPKWTDKREDDSDSEVSSPDNFLTKGAFLLTPSYELSMERAALICEKMSFKGCFSLTKTATGILFKFSHPDDYQAVFKKGFHKVTGARFYRKIAIPCRPRKTFTLYVLDVPEDLPVEDIRHAMYKFDSVVEVVRLHIYSSPSQAGGGADKVEGEQLIQKPASPHPLPFQTLRRAAMRSNVQKPIDPKHTPTHAHAHSLARNSRPATNLSGSSSSAKSLVSSSGGGGGGSGGGGGGVGIVGEAIEKAERPERRELPPAVIRITLASMDEYNILLQNGLNFYDATFFPTEANISLKGAKIDYKRRMLDGSIPGRVRELLPVFDAAGFCKLPAPTSKLIKPPRS
- the LOC6634817 gene encoding uncharacterized protein isoform X5; this encodes MSYIGNVSDLECDKNEFSRPRPAGIVTKMAAHKLSSEPKWTDKREDDSDSEVSSPDNFLTKGAFLLTPSYELSMERAALICEKMSFKGCFSLTKTATGILFKFSHPDDYQAVFKKGFHKVTGARFYRKIAIPCRPRKTFTLYVLDVPEDLPVEDIRHAMYKFDSVVEVVRLHIYSSPSQAGGGADKVEGSSSSAKSLVSSSGGGGGGSGGGGGGVGIVGEAIEKAERPERRELPPAVIRITLASMDEYNILLQNGLNFYDATFFPTEANISLKGAKIDYKRRMLDGSIPGRVRELLPVFDAAGFCKLPAPTSKLIKPPRS
- the LOC6634817 gene encoding uncharacterized protein isoform X1, which encodes MSYIGNVSDLECDKNEFSRPRPAGIVTKMAAHKLSSEPKWTDKREDDSDSEVSSPDNFLTKGAFLLTPSYELSMERAALICEKMSFKGCFSLTKTATGILFKFSHPDDYQAVFKKGFHKVTGARFYRKQTFSRSIAIPCRPRKTFTLYVLDVPEDLPVEDIRHAMYKFDSVVEVVRLHIYSSPSQAGGGADKVEGEQLIQKPASPHPLPFQTLRRAAMRSNVQKPIDPKHTPTHAHAHSLARNSRPATNLSGSSSSAKSLVSSSGGGGGGSGGGGGGVGIVGEAIEKAERPERRELPPAVIRITLASMDEYNILLQNGLNFYDATFFPTEANISLKGAKIDYKRRMLDGSIPGRVRELLPVFDAAGFCKLPAPTSKLIKPPRS